One window from the genome of Microbulbifer sp. ALW1 encodes:
- a CDS encoding TonB-dependent receptor, which produces MNTRIMPLHARRLLALAISGATLIPSLSLAAQNATLEEVTVTAQKRQERALEVPISIAALSANALEQSGIKEVKDLGEMAPNVQISQDSDFSSRITIRGVGANSRNIGFDTRVGVYLDGIYLGQSPAVNQGLLDLERVEVLRGPQGTLFGKNTVAGAVNLISRKPSNEQELDLGINIGNFNNREFQIRGNLPVSDSTAVSLSLNQTERDGYIKNLYNGDDVNGRDSTSGRVTLRSDLADNLTLNLAADYMAQDRWGFNGEPLTHVFALGYPVEGNNKYEMYQNRTVPEDKELWGTSATVDYDMDSGFSFRSITAFRSTDMIYGTDVDFTELDLVNTAYHDTYDQITQEFQLTSPADSALSYVLGLYYFAQDSDTERNALAGEHAGILGLTPFSTAVAYGGTVDTKSYAIFANGNYDLTDRLNLGFGFRYSLETKDVDWAIDGSASGIFNIATGEVRDSRTDRDFSPTVSLNYSLDDNNFVYARASTGIKSGGYNLDFINANQFTGSPDDIEFDTESVVSYELGYKAELLDRRLRLNAALFNSVFDDYQVNQYIELGGGGTALTITNAAEVESKGVELEATYVATDNLQLTAALGLLDARFKHFPGGGDNGADASGNDLPYAPETTASLGVQYYVPVPALAATVLLRTDYSYTSERYINPSNNDGFSNGAVDVAFDKLESFDLINARVGLLDDADKWEVYLWGRNLADSDHMNYSFRDFLGTYVAGYAMPRTYGVEAKYRF; this is translated from the coding sequence ATGAACACCCGAATTATGCCTTTGCATGCACGCCGCCTGCTGGCCCTCGCCATTAGCGGCGCCACCCTGATTCCCTCGCTGTCCCTGGCCGCACAGAATGCGACTCTTGAGGAAGTGACAGTCACTGCGCAGAAGCGCCAGGAGCGCGCGCTGGAAGTACCCATCTCCATTGCTGCGCTGAGTGCCAACGCCCTTGAGCAGAGCGGTATCAAGGAAGTGAAAGATCTTGGCGAAATGGCGCCCAATGTCCAGATCAGCCAGGACAGTGATTTCTCCTCCCGCATCACCATCCGCGGCGTCGGTGCCAATAGCCGCAATATCGGCTTTGATACCCGGGTGGGTGTGTATCTCGATGGGATTTACCTGGGGCAGTCACCGGCGGTGAACCAGGGGCTACTCGACCTGGAACGGGTGGAAGTACTGCGCGGTCCCCAGGGCACCCTGTTCGGTAAAAACACCGTGGCCGGTGCAGTGAACCTGATTTCCCGCAAGCCCAGTAATGAGCAGGAACTGGATCTTGGGATCAACATTGGCAACTTCAACAATCGCGAATTCCAGATCCGCGGCAATCTGCCTGTGTCCGATAGCACTGCGGTCTCGCTCAGCCTGAACCAGACCGAGCGCGATGGCTATATCAAGAATCTGTACAACGGCGACGACGTCAATGGCCGTGATTCCACCTCGGGACGCGTCACCCTGCGCTCGGATCTGGCGGACAACCTGACGCTGAATCTCGCGGCCGATTACATGGCGCAGGATCGCTGGGGCTTCAACGGTGAACCGCTGACCCACGTGTTTGCTTTGGGCTATCCGGTCGAGGGCAACAACAAATACGAGATGTACCAGAATCGCACCGTGCCGGAAGACAAGGAACTCTGGGGTACTTCCGCCACGGTGGATTACGACATGGACAGCGGTTTTTCCTTTCGGTCGATTACCGCTTTCCGCAGTACCGACATGATTTACGGTACCGATGTGGATTTCACCGAGCTGGACCTGGTGAACACCGCCTACCACGATACTTATGACCAGATCACCCAGGAGTTTCAGCTGACTTCGCCGGCGGATTCTGCGCTGTCTTATGTGCTGGGTCTCTACTACTTTGCCCAGGATAGTGACACCGAGCGCAACGCACTGGCCGGGGAGCACGCGGGCATTCTGGGGCTGACACCGTTCTCTACTGCAGTTGCCTACGGTGGCACCGTCGACACAAAAAGCTACGCCATCTTTGCCAATGGTAATTACGATCTCACCGATCGCCTGAATCTCGGCTTCGGTTTCCGCTACTCCCTGGAGACCAAGGATGTGGACTGGGCGATTGATGGCAGTGCTTCGGGCATCTTCAATATCGCCACAGGGGAAGTGCGGGATTCTCGCACCGATCGCGACTTTTCCCCCACGGTCAGCCTGAACTATTCGCTGGATGACAACAATTTTGTCTATGCGCGCGCCTCCACCGGTATCAAGAGCGGTGGCTATAACCTCGACTTCATCAATGCCAACCAGTTTACCGGCAGTCCGGATGATATCGAGTTCGATACTGAGTCGGTGGTCAGTTATGAGTTGGGTTACAAGGCGGAATTGCTGGATCGCCGCCTGAGACTGAACGCGGCGTTGTTCAATTCCGTGTTTGACGACTATCAGGTAAACCAGTACATCGAACTCGGCGGTGGCGGTACGGCGCTGACGATTACCAATGCGGCAGAAGTGGAAAGCAAGGGTGTCGAACTGGAGGCGACCTACGTGGCCACAGATAACCTGCAGTTGACCGCGGCGCTGGGCCTGCTGGACGCGCGCTTCAAACATTTCCCCGGTGGTGGTGACAACGGTGCCGATGCGTCTGGCAATGACCTGCCTTATGCACCGGAAACTACCGCTTCCCTCGGTGTTCAGTACTACGTGCCGGTGCCGGCTCTGGCGGCCACGGTACTCCTGCGCACGGATTACAGTTACACCTCCGAGCGTTACATCAATCCCAGTAACAACGATGGCTTCAGCAACGGCGCCGTGGATGTCGCCTTTGATAAATTGGAAAGCTTCGACCTGATCAACGCCCGCGTTGGTCTGCTGGACGATGCCGATAAATGGGAAGTTTACCTGTGGGGGCGCAACCTCGCCGACAGTGATCACATGAACTACAGCTTCCGTGATTTCCTCGGCACTTACGTGGCCGGCTACGCAATGCCGAGAACCTACGGAGTGGAAGCCAAGTATCGTTTCTAA
- a CDS encoding serine hydrolase: protein MKNFLQTCCAGLLAAAAVVSAESTTNGYLRDVADGYAAETAYQLRAGWNLPKFLTVTPEGAYSYLHLAENFPHATIYRAGPVVELPRKPEKWVKTQEITWQDKKQQFHDLVTAQDSPLQGAVVIHRGKVVYEEYPGMRPFDNHVWMSNAKPVASLLIAQLQEEGRIDVNKTVADYLPAAIGSDWEKIKLIDVLNMQTGLDLEEGPEQRANPNSSFARFMVAEAGLPNVDGVRETHNQALLAIVKLREPGSAFEYSSANTQMLGLVIEAVTGQRLADVVSDRIWMKVGMEGDAQLGLSPQGNGIIHGLISSRLMDMAKFGMLYTPSWNRVSKARLVSEKILNDIRTGGQPENYPRGVLGPKLQKLFAETPRANAYQWDAVFHDGDFYKGGMNGQGLYISPEKDLVVAWFANGFSPVPMEKAARSLALAL, encoded by the coding sequence ATGAAGAATTTTTTACAAACCTGCTGTGCCGGATTGCTGGCCGCGGCAGCGGTGGTCTCTGCGGAGAGTACAACCAACGGTTACCTGCGCGATGTCGCTGACGGCTATGCTGCAGAGACTGCGTATCAGCTGCGCGCCGGCTGGAATCTGCCAAAATTCCTCACGGTTACCCCGGAAGGGGCCTACTCCTATTTGCATCTGGCAGAGAATTTTCCCCACGCGACCATTTATCGTGCTGGCCCAGTGGTAGAGCTGCCGCGCAAGCCAGAGAAATGGGTTAAGACCCAGGAGATCACCTGGCAGGATAAAAAACAGCAATTTCACGACCTGGTCACCGCGCAGGACTCTCCGCTGCAGGGCGCTGTGGTTATCCATCGCGGCAAGGTGGTTTATGAAGAATACCCGGGGATGCGTCCCTTCGATAACCACGTGTGGATGTCCAATGCCAAGCCGGTAGCCAGCCTGCTGATCGCCCAGTTGCAGGAAGAGGGCCGGATTGATGTCAACAAAACGGTGGCCGACTATCTGCCGGCGGCAATCGGTAGCGACTGGGAAAAGATCAAGCTGATCGATGTACTGAATATGCAGACCGGTCTCGATCTGGAAGAGGGGCCGGAGCAGAGAGCCAACCCGAATTCAAGTTTCGCACGCTTTATGGTTGCGGAGGCGGGTCTGCCCAACGTGGATGGGGTACGTGAAACCCATAATCAGGCGTTGCTGGCAATCGTCAAGCTGCGTGAACCCGGTAGCGCCTTTGAATATTCCTCGGCCAATACGCAAATGCTGGGACTGGTGATCGAGGCGGTGACCGGGCAGCGCCTAGCGGACGTTGTGTCTGACCGCATCTGGATGAAAGTGGGTATGGAAGGGGATGCGCAGCTCGGCCTTTCACCTCAGGGCAATGGCATCATCCACGGGCTGATTTCCTCGCGCCTGATGGATATGGCCAAGTTCGGTATGTTGTACACCCCGAGCTGGAACCGTGTTTCCAAAGCCCGGTTGGTATCAGAGAAAATATTGAATGACATCCGTACTGGCGGGCAGCCGGAAAACTATCCCAGAGGCGTGCTCGGTCCGAAGTTGCAGAAGTTGTTTGCTGAAACGCCGAGAGCCAATGCCTATCAGTGGGATGCAGTATTTCACGATGGCGATTTTTATAAGGGCGGCATGAATGGGCAGGGACTGTATATTTCGCCCGAAAAAGACCTGGTGGTGGCCTGGTTTGCCAATGGTTTTTCACCGGTGCCGATGGAGAAGGCCGCGCGCAGCCTGGCGTTGGCACTGTAA
- a CDS encoding bifunctional acetyl-CoA hydrolase/transferase family protein/GNAT family N-acetyltransferase, whose translation MSSLTNPKTSEPVAWDQLLKSGCRIFLGSHAAVPNELMADLVANSRGLNDIEVTHVFTLSDNFWAERKYAELFSVNALYIGGTAVREAVAEGRADYTPTFLSEVPKLFSDHVLPLDAALIMVSPPDELGYCSLGVSVDVVSSAVKNASTVIAQINPSMPRTNGHTFIHRDQIHAWMTADASIPESPPPEMDQAVEQIGQYVSVLVENGSTLQIGMGKVHDAVLRYLGNHKDLGVHSEMISDGVAQLMKSGVINNRKKTFHKGKTITSYCMGSKMLYDFVDGNPHVELYPAEHVSSPVKISRNDKMVAINSAIEVDLTGQVVSDSIGSLLYSGIGGQVDFIRGAALSKGGKPIIALPSTARDKNGQLVSRIVASLTPGGGVVTSRAHVHFVVTEYGIASLRGKSIRERTLEMIRIAHPEFRRELLEKVREFYWVPEYQEQAPTTVPELGALEQKRYTFDGIRYTLRPLRPSDERRLQEFFYTHNKETLMMRYNHHVTQMSREKSCSLVSVDQRKDLALCFTDYDGGSEVIQGVGRYYFYEADNNCEVAFVIKESRRGQGIATTLLKEMETIARARGIGKMFACVRRDNKPMLGIFENAGFATRMGDSMDELYLELDLTGAPGSEAMDGTGQEKD comes from the coding sequence ATGTCATCCCTGACAAACCCCAAAACCAGCGAACCCGTCGCCTGGGATCAATTGCTGAAAAGCGGCTGCCGGATTTTTCTCGGTTCCCACGCCGCCGTCCCCAACGAGTTGATGGCCGATCTGGTCGCCAACAGTCGTGGCCTCAACGATATTGAGGTCACCCATGTCTTTACCCTGTCTGACAACTTCTGGGCCGAGCGTAAATACGCCGAGCTGTTTAGCGTCAATGCCCTGTATATCGGCGGTACCGCGGTGCGCGAAGCCGTAGCAGAGGGGCGGGCGGACTATACGCCGACATTTCTTTCCGAAGTGCCCAAACTGTTCAGTGACCATGTTCTACCACTGGATGCGGCGCTGATTATGGTCAGCCCGCCGGATGAATTGGGTTACTGCTCACTGGGTGTGAGTGTGGATGTGGTGTCCTCCGCGGTAAAAAATGCCAGCACAGTGATCGCCCAGATCAATCCGAGCATGCCGCGCACCAACGGTCACACTTTTATCCACCGTGACCAGATCCACGCCTGGATGACCGCCGATGCCTCGATTCCCGAATCGCCGCCACCGGAAATGGATCAGGCGGTGGAGCAGATCGGGCAGTATGTGTCGGTATTGGTGGAGAATGGTTCGACCCTGCAGATTGGCATGGGCAAAGTACACGATGCCGTATTGCGCTACCTGGGCAACCACAAAGATCTCGGTGTGCACTCGGAAATGATTTCCGATGGTGTCGCCCAGCTGATGAAAAGCGGTGTGATCAATAACCGCAAAAAAACCTTCCACAAAGGCAAGACGATTACCAGCTACTGCATGGGATCGAAAATGCTGTACGACTTCGTCGACGGCAATCCTCATGTTGAACTGTATCCGGCGGAGCATGTCAGCTCACCGGTCAAAATTTCCCGCAATGACAAAATGGTCGCGATCAACAGCGCCATCGAAGTGGATCTCACCGGTCAGGTGGTTTCCGACTCTATCGGCAGTCTGCTGTACAGTGGTATCGGTGGTCAGGTGGACTTTATTCGCGGCGCGGCACTGAGTAAGGGCGGCAAGCCAATTATCGCGTTGCCCTCAACCGCGCGGGATAAAAACGGCCAACTGGTTTCCCGTATTGTTGCCTCCCTTACCCCCGGCGGCGGCGTGGTTACCTCGCGGGCCCATGTGCATTTTGTGGTGACCGAATACGGCATTGCCTCCCTGCGCGGAAAAAGCATACGTGAGCGGACCCTGGAAATGATCCGTATCGCACACCCGGAATTCCGCCGTGAACTACTGGAAAAAGTGCGCGAGTTTTACTGGGTGCCGGAATATCAGGAACAGGCGCCGACCACAGTGCCGGAGCTGGGCGCTCTGGAACAGAAGCGTTACACCTTCGACGGCATCCGCTATACCCTGCGCCCACTGCGTCCTTCCGATGAACGCCGGCTGCAGGAGTTTTTCTACACCCACAACAAAGAAACCCTGATGATGCGTTACAACCACCACGTAACGCAGATGTCTCGGGAAAAATCTTGCAGTCTCGTCAGTGTCGACCAGCGCAAAGACCTGGCGCTGTGCTTTACCGACTACGACGGTGGCAGCGAAGTGATTCAGGGCGTCGGTCGCTATTATTTTTACGAAGCAGATAACAACTGTGAAGTCGCCTTCGTCATCAAGGAAAGCCGCCGCGGCCAGGGGATCGCCACCACCCTGTTGAAAGAAATGGAAACCATTGCCCGCGCGCGCGGCATTGGCAAAATGTTTGCCTGCGTGCGCCGGGACAACAAACCCATGCTCGGCATTTTTGAAAATGCCGGTTTTGCCACCCGCATGGGTGACAGTATGGACGAGCTTTACCTGGAGCTGGACCTGACCGGCGCACCCGGCAGCGAAGCAATGGACGGAACAGGACAAGAAAAGGACTGA
- a CDS encoding histone deacetylase family protein encodes MPTVGFFTSPACRKHDMGNEHPECPERLDAIQDQLLSSGMEFVLRFFDAPQAARAQLERVHTREYVDAIYSRAPSEGIEVLDEDTRMCPDTLTAALHAAGAAVDVVDKVIAGEVNSAFCSVRPPGHHAERDKAMGFCLFNNIAIAAAHAREQHGLARVAILDFDVHHGNGTEDFVAGREGYLLCSSFQSPLYPFTGTEELPDNIVNTPLEAGAGGDALRALVDNEWLPALEKFQPQMLFISAGFDGHVEDHMAQLRFNEDDYRWVTEKLREFADVHCEGRIVSALEGGYALSALGRSVVAHLKGLIGN; translated from the coding sequence ATGCCCACCGTCGGATTTTTTACCAGCCCCGCCTGCCGCAAGCACGATATGGGCAACGAACACCCCGAGTGCCCCGAACGCCTGGACGCCATTCAGGACCAGTTGCTCTCCAGCGGTATGGAATTTGTGCTGCGCTTTTTCGATGCGCCGCAGGCGGCAAGAGCACAGCTTGAACGGGTACATACGCGGGAGTACGTCGACGCCATTTACAGCCGCGCGCCCAGCGAAGGCATCGAAGTGCTCGATGAAGACACCCGCATGTGTCCCGACACCCTTACCGCCGCCCTGCACGCCGCCGGCGCCGCCGTGGATGTCGTCGACAAAGTCATCGCCGGCGAAGTGAATAGTGCCTTCTGTTCCGTGCGCCCCCCGGGCCACCACGCCGAACGCGACAAAGCCATGGGCTTCTGCCTGTTCAACAACATCGCCATCGCCGCCGCCCACGCCCGCGAACAGCACGGCCTGGCCCGCGTCGCCATCCTCGATTTCGACGTCCACCACGGCAACGGTACCGAAGACTTCGTTGCCGGCCGCGAGGGCTATTTGCTTTGCTCCAGTTTTCAGTCGCCGCTATACCCGTTTACCGGCACAGAGGAATTACCGGACAACATCGTCAATACACCGCTGGAGGCGGGAGCTGGCGGTGATGCACTGCGAGCACTGGTCGATAACGAATGGCTCCCCGCACTGGAAAAATTCCAGCCGCAGATGCTGTTTATCTCCGCCGGCTTCGATGGCCACGTGGAAGATCACATGGCACAACTGCGCTTTAATGAAGACGACTATCGCTGGGTAACGGAAAAACTGCGGGAGTTTGCCGACGTACATTGTGAGGGGCGAATCGTTTCCGCACTGGAGGGTGGCTATGCGCTTTCAGCACTGGGGCGCAGTGTGGTCGCGCACCTGAAAGGACTGATCGGCAACTGA
- a CDS encoding cupin domain-containing protein, with translation MAVKLLRVREGAGERDSGPVAPEKVLAGMPQQLTEHFFTNAKENFFCGIWSSDAGKWTLTYSEDEFCYIIEGEAVITDAEGVNERVSAGDAFCIPAGFEGTWETIGTVKKFYAIYEE, from the coding sequence ATGGCTGTGAAGTTATTGCGCGTTCGCGAGGGTGCAGGTGAGCGGGATTCGGGGCCGGTGGCACCGGAGAAGGTGCTGGCGGGGATGCCACAGCAGCTGACGGAGCATTTCTTTACCAATGCGAAGGAAAATTTCTTTTGCGGTATCTGGTCTTCGGATGCGGGGAAGTGGACGCTCACTTACAGCGAGGATGAGTTCTGTTACATCATCGAGGGCGAGGCGGTGATTACCGATGCCGAGGGTGTGAATGAGCGGGTTTCTGCTGGGGATGCGTTCTGTATTCCCGCCGGGTTTGAAGGGACTTGGGAGACCATCGGCACGGTCAAGAAGTTTTATGCGATTTATGAGGAGTAA
- the acs gene encoding acetate--CoA ligase yields the protein MSEVHTYPVPEQFAADALVRNEDYQRMYQQSVEDPQAFWSQQANDFLQWSKPFTKVVEEDLNKGHAAWFADGELNVSENCIDSHLPARADQTAFIWEGDDPADSKNITYSELHQQVCRLANLLKARGVNKGDRVCIYMPMIPEAAYAMLACSRIGAVHSVVFGGFSPDSLKDRILDSDCRLVITADEGVRGGRKVPLKANVDKALANCPDVHTAIVVKRTGANIDWDSKRDIWYAESVAEQSADCAPEPMNAEDPLFILYTSGSTGKPKGVLHTTAGYLLMSTMTFKYAFDYKEGDVFWCTADVGWITGHSYIVYGPLAAGATSLMFEGVPTYPDASRCWQVVEKHKVNTFYTAPTAIRALMGAGDDFVTKCDRSSLKLLGTVGEPINPEAWEWYYKVVGDKRCPIVDTWWQTETGAHLITPLPGATTLKPGSATRPFFGVQPALLDEKGQEIAGEGEGALVMKASWPSMIRSVYGDHQRMIDTYFSTFPGYYFTGDGARRDADGYYWITGRIDDVLNVSGHRLGTAEIESAIVLHEDTAEAAVVGYPHDIKGQGIYCYVTLKNGREPSEELRKELIDLCVQEIGPIAKPDIIQWAPGLPKTRSGKIMRRILRKIACNELDSLGDTSTLADPSVVDELVDHRANQ from the coding sequence ATGTCTGAAGTGCACACCTACCCGGTACCCGAACAATTCGCCGCCGATGCCCTCGTCCGCAATGAGGACTATCAGCGCATGTACCAGCAGTCTGTGGAAGATCCGCAGGCGTTCTGGTCCCAGCAGGCCAACGACTTCCTGCAGTGGAGCAAACCTTTCACCAAAGTAGTGGAAGAAGATCTCAACAAAGGCCACGCCGCCTGGTTTGCCGACGGCGAACTGAACGTCTCCGAAAACTGTATCGATAGCCACCTGCCTGCGCGCGCCGACCAGACCGCGTTTATCTGGGAAGGTGACGACCCCGCCGACAGCAAAAATATTACCTACAGCGAACTGCACCAGCAGGTCTGCCGCCTCGCCAACCTGCTGAAAGCGCGTGGCGTGAACAAGGGCGATCGCGTGTGTATCTACATGCCGATGATCCCGGAAGCCGCCTACGCGATGCTCGCCTGTAGCCGTATTGGCGCTGTGCACTCGGTGGTGTTCGGTGGCTTCTCTCCCGACTCACTCAAAGACCGTATCCTCGACTCCGACTGCCGCCTGGTGATCACCGCCGACGAAGGCGTGCGCGGCGGCAGAAAAGTGCCGCTGAAAGCCAATGTGGACAAAGCCCTGGCCAACTGCCCGGATGTGCATACCGCCATCGTGGTCAAGCGCACCGGTGCCAATATCGACTGGGACAGCAAGCGCGACATCTGGTACGCGGAATCTGTTGCCGAGCAGAGCGCTGACTGTGCGCCCGAGCCGATGAATGCGGAAGATCCGCTGTTTATCCTCTACACCTCCGGTTCCACCGGCAAACCCAAGGGTGTACTGCACACCACTGCCGGTTACCTGCTGATGTCCACCATGACCTTCAAATACGCCTTCGATTACAAGGAAGGTGATGTCTTCTGGTGTACCGCGGATGTGGGCTGGATCACCGGCCACAGTTACATCGTTTACGGTCCTTTGGCTGCGGGAGCCACCTCGCTGATGTTTGAAGGCGTACCCACCTATCCCGATGCCTCCCGCTGCTGGCAGGTCGTGGAAAAGCACAAGGTCAATACTTTCTATACCGCGCCCACCGCGATCCGCGCTTTGATGGGCGCCGGCGACGACTTCGTCACCAAGTGCGATCGCAGCTCGCTGAAGCTGCTGGGCACCGTGGGCGAACCGATCAATCCGGAAGCCTGGGAGTGGTACTACAAGGTGGTGGGCGACAAGCGCTGCCCGATTGTGGATACCTGGTGGCAGACCGAAACCGGTGCCCACCTGATCACCCCACTGCCCGGCGCCACCACCCTCAAGCCGGGCTCAGCCACTCGCCCCTTCTTCGGTGTACAGCCGGCGCTGCTGGATGAAAAGGGCCAGGAAATTGCCGGTGAAGGCGAGGGCGCACTGGTGATGAAGGCCAGCTGGCCGAGCATGATCCGCAGTGTATACGGCGATCACCAGCGCATGATCGACACCTATTTCTCCACCTTCCCGGGATACTACTTCACCGGCGACGGCGCGCGCCGCGATGCCGATGGCTACTACTGGATTACCGGGCGTATTGATGACGTGCTCAATGTCTCCGGACACCGCCTGGGCACCGCTGAAATCGAAAGCGCGATTGTGCTGCACGAGGATACGGCAGAAGCGGCGGTGGTTGGTTACCCGCACGATATCAAGGGGCAGGGCATCTACTGCTATGTCACCCTGAAAAATGGCCGCGAACCTTCCGAGGAATTGCGCAAGGAACTCATCGACCTGTGCGTGCAGGAAATTGGCCCCATTGCCAAGCCGGATATCATTCAGTGGGCACCGGGACTGCCGAAAACCCGCTCCGGCAAAATCATGCGCCGTATCCTGCGTAAGATCGCTTGCAACGAGCTGGACTCTCTGGGCGATACTTCCACGCTTGCAGACCCTTCTGTGGTGGATGAACTGGTGGATCATCGAGCCAATCAATAA
- a CDS encoding universal stress protein, translating to MQNILVILDKPKHEQIALERALELAEKTGASLQLVSFVYEPVVSIPLLSGSILNVSGQMQKERAQWLQALQQKYPLPQGSTTEVIWHHDIPSWTLEYLSANDCDLVIKTAQKQFGRGGFGSIDWRLIENLPSPLWLAVNTHWVKRDRIVTALDPAVENALHIELNQRVLKLAEALAQPLNADIETVACVPVPDEVADLDEFREQAGKLMNAVDKVIADSGVTCKTTHFVTGKPAAEVNRVVDRNKARMIMVGRGVRKGPKGFVLGNTAERILGRANTDVLIVP from the coding sequence ATGCAGAATATTCTCGTCATCCTCGACAAACCCAAGCATGAACAGATCGCTCTGGAACGGGCGCTGGAACTGGCAGAAAAAACGGGTGCGAGTTTGCAGTTAGTGAGTTTTGTCTACGAGCCGGTGGTCTCCATCCCGCTCCTCTCCGGTTCCATTCTGAACGTCAGCGGACAAATGCAGAAAGAGCGCGCTCAGTGGCTGCAGGCGCTCCAGCAGAAGTACCCACTTCCCCAGGGTTCAACCACAGAAGTCATCTGGCACCACGATATCCCCTCCTGGACCCTGGAATACCTGTCCGCCAACGATTGCGACCTGGTGATCAAAACCGCGCAGAAGCAATTCGGCCGCGGCGGTTTTGGTTCCATCGACTGGCGTCTTATTGAAAACCTGCCCTCACCGCTCTGGCTGGCGGTCAACACGCACTGGGTCAAGCGCGATCGTATTGTTACCGCGCTGGATCCGGCAGTTGAGAACGCTCTGCATATCGAACTCAACCAGCGGGTGCTCAAGCTGGCGGAGGCCCTTGCGCAGCCGCTCAATGCGGACATTGAAACCGTCGCCTGTGTGCCGGTTCCCGACGAAGTGGCGGATCTCGATGAGTTCCGCGAGCAGGCCGGTAAATTGATGAATGCCGTGGATAAGGTGATTGCCGATAGCGGCGTGACCTGCAAAACAACGCATTTTGTTACCGGCAAGCCCGCAGCAGAAGTCAACCGGGTGGTGGACCGCAATAAAGCCCGTATGATCATGGTCGGGCGCGGTGTACGCAAAGGGCCCAAGGGCTTTGTGCTCGGCAATACCGCTGAGCGGATTCTGGGGCGGGCCAATACCGATGTATTGATCGTGCCCTGA
- a CDS encoding YciI family protein yields MSIYFWRSALCALLCSFASVTLASDDGAESKTHGPQFDAQLAAKLGADDYGMRKYVMALLKAGPNRDQGPEQAAELQRAHMANIQRMADEGVLVLAGPFLDKGELRGIYVFDVATVEEARKLTETDPAVKAGRLVMELHPWYGSAAIKQLNAVHQRISQQAP; encoded by the coding sequence ATGAGCATTTATTTCTGGAGATCCGCGCTCTGCGCGCTGTTATGCAGTTTTGCCAGTGTCACTCTGGCGTCAGATGACGGCGCGGAAAGCAAAACCCATGGCCCCCAATTTGACGCGCAACTGGCTGCGAAGCTGGGTGCCGATGATTACGGCATGCGCAAGTACGTCATGGCCCTGCTCAAGGCGGGTCCTAACCGGGATCAGGGGCCCGAGCAGGCTGCCGAGCTACAGCGCGCGCATATGGCCAATATCCAGCGGATGGCGGACGAGGGGGTGCTGGTACTCGCGGGCCCCTTCCTGGACAAGGGGGAACTGCGGGGCATCTACGTGTTTGATGTGGCCACAGTGGAAGAGGCGCGCAAGCTGACGGAAACCGATCCGGCGGTAAAAGCCGGCCGGCTGGTGATGGAATTGCACCCCTGGTACGGATCGGCCGCGATAAAACAGCTCAACGCGGTACACCAGCGTATCTCCCAGCAGGCACCGTGA
- a CDS encoding GNAT family N-acetyltransferase, with amino-acid sequence MNPDGFSIHLPTIPVAGEPELCFRWLQESDLDALRAIFSKPEVVRYMSCELQDSDEKAREYLLSIHQGFLSGELYQWGLEWRGNIVGTATLAGLERHAGGIHQGEIGFALAPACWGQGLMRRVLPTLLDFAFSSLGLHRLTADVDPRNRASLSLLEFLGFQREGLMRQRYFHLGEIQDAMIFGLLRQEWQTACR; translated from the coding sequence ATGAACCCGGACGGTTTCAGTATTCACCTGCCAACAATTCCTGTCGCCGGCGAACCGGAACTCTGCTTTCGCTGGCTGCAGGAGTCAGATCTGGATGCATTGCGGGCGATTTTTTCGAAGCCGGAAGTCGTCCGTTATATGTCCTGCGAGCTGCAGGATTCGGATGAGAAGGCGCGGGAATATCTGCTGTCCATCCATCAGGGTTTTCTTTCCGGTGAGCTGTACCAGTGGGGCCTGGAGTGGCGCGGCAATATCGTCGGCACCGCGACCCTCGCCGGACTTGAGCGTCATGCGGGCGGCATTCATCAGGGGGAAATCGGCTTTGCCCTGGCGCCCGCCTGCTGGGGCCAGGGGCTGATGCGCCGTGTCCTGCCCACCTTGCTGGACTTTGCTTTTTCGAGCCTGGGGTTGCACCGGCTGACCGCTGATGTCGACCCCCGCAACCGGGCTTCCCTCAGTTTGTTGGAGTTTCTCGGCTTCCAGCGTGAGGGGTTGATGCGCCAGCGCTATTTTCATCTGGGCGAAATTCAGGACGCGATGATTTTCGGCTTGCTGCGGCAGGAGTGGCAAACCGCATGTCGCTGA